The Pseudomonas fulva 12-X sequence TCGGCGCTGCGGGCGTGGGCGGTCAGCGACTCGCCGCGGGCGAGCACCGACGCCACCTTGCCCAGTTCGGAAGCACCATCGGCCGAGCAGTGGATGATCGACGAACGCTTCTGGAAGTCATACACACCCAGCGGCGAGGAGAAGCGCGCAGTGCCCGAGGTCGGCAGCACGTGGTTGGGGCCGGCGCAGTAGTCGCCCAGCGCCTCGGCGGTGTAGCGGCCCATGAAGATCGCGCCGGCATGGCGAATCTGCGGCAGGTACTGCTCCGGGTCCTCCACCGACAGCTCAAGGTGCTCGGGGGCGATACGGTTGGCCACTTCGATGGCCTGGGTCATGTCTTCGACCAAAATCAGCGCACCGCGACCTTCGATGGAGGTACGGGCAATGGCTTCGCGCTCCAGGCTCGGCAGCAGTTTGGCGATGCTCTCTGCTACCTTGTCGAGAAACGCCGCGTCCGGGCTGACCAGAATCGCCTGGGCGTCTTCGTCGTGCTCGGCCTGGGAGAACAGATCCATGGCGATCCAGTCTGGGTCGGTCTGGCCGTCGCACACCACGAGAATTTCCGACGGCCCGGCGATCATGTCGATGCCGACCTTGCCGAATACATGGCGCTTGGCAGTGGCGACATAGATGTTGCCCGGGCCGACGATCTTGTCCACCGGCGGCACGCTCTCAGTGCCGTAGGCCAGCGCGGCGACAGCCTGGGCGCCACCGATGGTGAACACCCGATCGACGCCGGCAATGGCGGCGGCGGCCAATACGATCTCGTTGATCTCTCCACGCGGCGTCGGCACCACCATGACCACCTCGGGCACGCCGGCGACCTTGGCGGGAATGGCGTTCATCAGTACCGAAGACGGGTAAGAAGCCTTACCGCCCGGCACGTACAGGCCAGCACGGTCGAGCGGCGTGACCTTCTGACCCAGCACCGTGCCGTCGGCCTCGGTGTAGGTCCAGGAATCCTGTTTTTGCTTTTCGTGGTAGCTGCGCACGCGGTCAGCAGCCGTTTCCAGCGCCTGGCGCTGCTCGGCGGTGATGCGGGTGAGCGCCAGCTCCAGGCGCTCGCGGGGAAGAATCAGGTCGGCCATGGAGGCGACATCCAGCGCATCGAAACGCTGGGTGAACTCGACCAGCGCGGCGTCACCGCGCTCGCGCACGGCCTTGATGATGTCCAGCACGCGCCCATTGACGCCGTCGTCGGAGACGCTTTCCCAGCTCAGCAGATGATCCAGATGCTGGGCGAAATCCGCGTCGGCAGCGTTGAGTCGGCGAATGGCAACTGGAGCGGTCATAGCTGAAGCCTCATCTGGATGGCGGTATTCTCAGGCGCCGCTAGAGTAGCAAGCCCACCGTGCGGGCACCTGAGAATTTGGCTATGACACGGATAGGCAGTGCGTGGCTGCTAAGCCACGCGAGAGAGGGTCAATGCGGATGATGGCTTTCGACCGCTTCACGCAGCGTGTCGATCAGGGCCTGAAGACGGCCGTGCTGCATCTTCATGGAGGCCTTGTTGACGATCAGTCGCGAGCTGATGTGAGCGATCAGTTCCTGGGCTTCCAGGCCGTTGGCCTTGAGGGTGTTGCCGGTGTCGACCACGTCGATGATCTTGTCGGCCAGGCCTACCAGCGGCGCCAGTTCCATGGAACCGTACAGCTTGATGA is a genomic window containing:
- the hisD gene encoding histidinol dehydrogenase, translated to MTAPVAIRRLNAADADFAQHLDHLLSWESVSDDGVNGRVLDIIKAVRERGDAALVEFTQRFDALDVASMADLILPRERLELALTRITAEQRQALETAADRVRSYHEKQKQDSWTYTEADGTVLGQKVTPLDRAGLYVPGGKASYPSSVLMNAIPAKVAGVPEVVMVVPTPRGEINEIVLAAAAIAGVDRVFTIGGAQAVAALAYGTESVPPVDKIVGPGNIYVATAKRHVFGKVGIDMIAGPSEILVVCDGQTDPDWIAMDLFSQAEHDEDAQAILVSPDAAFLDKVAESIAKLLPSLEREAIARTSIEGRGALILVEDMTQAIEVANRIAPEHLELSVEDPEQYLPQIRHAGAIFMGRYTAEALGDYCAGPNHVLPTSGTARFSSPLGVYDFQKRSSIIHCSADGASELGKVASVLARGESLTAHARSAEYRIKS